Within the Bacillus pumilus genome, the region GAATGTTACAGAACCTGCTTTACATGGTCCAACGAGAAACCCTTGGCATCCTGACTATTCCCCTGGCGGTTCAAGTGGCGGGACGGCAGCAGCTGTTGCAAGCGGCATCGTACCTGCTGGTGGAGCGAGTGATGGCGGTGGGTCCATCCGGATTCCAGCATCCTTTACAGGGTTGTTCGGTCTCAAGCCAACAAGAGGAAGAACGCCGGTAGGACCAGGTGCAGGAAGGCAGTGGCAAGGGGCATCCATTGACTTTACACTTACAAAAACAGTGAGGGACAGTGCAGCCCTTCTTGATCTGCTTCAAGTCATTCAGCCTGAAGCTGCTTTCCAAACGCCATTATACGCCGGCAGCTATCAAGAAGATCTAGTGAAACGGACATCTTCTATGCGAATTGCTTACAGTGTAGAATCTCCAGTAGGTACGAAGGTCAGCGAGGAAGCGAAGCAGGCGGTGCAGCAAACAGTGAAATGGCTGAGTGATCAAGGGCACCAAGTAGAAGAAGCCAAACCGGCAATCGATGGGATTCATCTGATGCAGCAATACTATGTCATGAACAGCGGAGAAATGTCTGCACTATTCATGTCCTTGAATCGTTCATTAGGACGTCCAGTCAATCCAGAAGAAACAGACATCGTGGCTTGGGTGTTGGCGGAGGCTGGCAAGAACGTAACCGCTGCTGCTTACACAGAAAGCCTTGATGCATGGGATATGGCGGCTGCACAAATGGCGTCATTTCATCAAACCTATGATCTCTTTGTGACACCAGCGACTGCCTATTCAGCTCCTAAGGTTGGTGAGTTGATGCATTCGAAAGAAGAAATCACTCAACTTTTACGTGTGTCATCTCTCTCAATGCAAGCGCAGCAGGATCTCATTTATGACATGTTCTTAAAGAGTTTGACCTACACACCATTTACACAGCTTGCCAACTTAACGGGTCAGCCTTCTATGAGCGTCCCTGTTCATCTTACTGAGGCGGGCATGCCCTTAGGTGTACAGGTCACAGCACCTAAGGGGAAAGAGGATTGGCTGCTTCGACTTGCAGCAGAAATGGAAACATCCTCGATTTGGAAAGGAACAAATCAACTTATACGTTGAAACGACATTTGTCTATGGAGGGAAAGGAGTGTCACACGTGAGTACGAAGGATAGAATTATTCAAACGGCCGCACTTCTTTTGCGCAAACAGGGGTATCATGCGACAGGATTGAATCAAATCATTAGAGAGAGCGGCACGCCTAAAGGATCTCTTTATTATTATTTTCCAAACGGAAAAGAAGAGCTAGCCATAGCAGCCGTTGAATATATTAGTCAAAAGGTCATCAATCGAATTGAAGAAAGCTTTGCCTATTCGGACGATCCTTATCTCGCCATCGAGTGTTTTATGACAAACATCATCCGAGGATTTACGGAGCAGGAAAATGAAAGAGGGATTCCGATTGTCTTACTGGCGGCAGAATCCAAGCCAGAACATACGCAGCTTCATACTGCATGTAAACAAGAGATGATCCGCTGGCAAAAGCTTGTGAAAGAAAAGCTCATGAACAGCGGATATGAAGAAAACAAAGCGGATGAGTTGGCTTCTCTCCTTCATTCAATGGTGATTGGGGGTCTATCGATGACCACAACACTCAAACAAACGACCCCGTTAGAACATGTGAAATGTTACCTTAGACACTTATTTATGCGAGATGAGTAAAATCTCTCGCATATTGTCTATCTATTATATCAATTGGTCTATATAATAAAGATAGTCAATTCGTCATGAGGAGTGATGGGATGTCGGAGCAACCGCAATCGATCAAGCAATCCGAAGGTACCTCTTTTTATACCGTGTCTGGTTCAGGGAAACTGTATGGGCTGGAAAATCAGCTTGTTCATGTGCTGGCAGAAGCAAATCAAACGAATCAGCTGTTTGAGCTTGTCTTAATCACAGGTGGGAAAGGAGCTTATTTTCCACTTCACTGTCATGAGCACTTATTTGAAACCATATTTGTGCTGGAAGGAAAGCTTGAGGTGATCTTGGACGGTAAAAAATATATGGTCACAGCCTTCGATTATATTCATATCCCGCCCAAAACAATCCATGGCTACAGAATGCATAGTCACAAAACACGATTTATTTCATATACGTTGGGCGGAAAAATGACAGATGTCTATCAGCAAATTGGGAAAAAGCTTAAGCGGAACGAATGGCCGATGACCGATCTTGCTTTCGATGCAGCTAGCTTTGAACAAGCTGAAAAAGAAAGCGATCTCATATTGATGCATGGTATCCGGCAGCTGTCCAATACAACAAAGCCCTCCGTTTTATTTCATAGTCTGCTCCCTCAGGCGGTGCAGCCTTACGTATTAGAGGCTGGTGAAGGGAAGCAATATATTGTGGATGGTCAGCTACATGAGTTGATCGCAACAACAGAAACAACTGGAGGCGGGTTCACTCATTTTGTAATCGAAGGCGCGAAAGGAAAATATTTTCCCCCGCATTATCATCAAGTACATACAGAAGCACTCTATTGCGTTGAGGGAAAAATGAATCTTCAGTTGAACGGAGAGGATATATGCCTGATGCCAGGTGACTTTGCCTATATACCGCCGTATACGGTTCACTCTTATGAATTTGTGTCTCATTCTAATAAATTTTTACTTTTGCTGCTCCCGGGAAAGATTGAGCAGTTGTATGAGCAGTTTGAAGAAGCGCAAAGCCCGAGTATATGTCCTTATTTTATTCAAGAAGGGAACTTGATGATCGATCGAGAGACTTCTTCTCAATATGATTTGGTCTTTATTGAAAAAGGATAAATATGTAACGCGTTACACATGATTGAATAAACGCCTGTCGAACCGATCGACGGGCTTTTTTGTTTTTCAAGGATTCCTGATCTGATGCATGAACCGTCCATTTAAGGTGAAGCTATGTACAGATGATTTCGCTAAAGGAGGAAATGCGTGTGAGAGCTGTTACGTACCAAGGGAAAAATAGCATTGCAGTGAAGAAAGTAGATGCGCCATCGATTCAAGATCGGGAAGATGTGATCATCCGAATAACATCAACAGCCATTTGTGGATCTGATTTACATTTGTATCAGGGGAATTTCCCGCTTCCAATCGGCTATGTGATTGGGCATGAGCCAATGGGGATTGTGGAGGAAGTTGGCCCGGATGTTACGGCAGTAAAAAAGGGAGACCGTGTCGTTATTCCATTTACCGTTGCATGTGGGCAATGCCAATATTGTCATCACCACTTAGAAAGTCAATGCGACAACTCAAACCCGCACTACGATTCGGGTGGACTTTTTGGATATAGTGAGAAATATGGCAATTATCCTGGAGGACAGGCAGAATATTTACGCGTGCCTTTTGGCAATTACACTCCGTTTAAGATCCCAGATGATTGTGAGCTGGAGGATGAACAATTGTTGTTCTTATCGGATGTTCTTCCAACTGCCTACTGGAGTGTTGAGCATGCTGGTGTGAAAAAAGGTGATACGGTCATTGTGTTAGGCTGTGGACCTGTTGGACTAATGGCGCAGCAATTTGCATGGCAAAAAGGGGCAGAACGTGTGATTGCGGTCGATTACATTGATTACCGTCTGCGACATGCAAAACAGATGAGCGGTGTAGAAGTATTTGATTTTACAGAAGATCCCGACATGGGAGAAACGTTAAAGGAGCTGACCAAGGGCGGAGCCGATGTTGTAATCGACTGTGTGGGAATGGACGGGAAGAAGTCACCGCTTGAAAAAATTGAGCAGAAGCTCAAACTGCAAGGTGGAACAATCGGACCCATTCAAATTGCCACAAAAGCCGTCCGCAAATGTGGAACGGTGCAGATGACGGGTGTGTACGGTGGCCTATATAACATGTTCCCATTAGGCGCCTTTTTCGCAAGAAACGTCACCCTGAAAATGGGACAGGCTCCGGCGAGAGGCTACATGTCAAAGCTCTATCAAAAAGTGACAACTGGCGAAATTGATCCTAGAGCGATCATCACACATCAATTGCCGTTAGATGATGCCGCTCATGCGTATCACATATTTAATGATAAGAAGGATGATTGTATAAAGGTCATTTTAAAGCCATAAAAAAGAAGGCTTAGGTTTCTCCCTAAGCCTTTAATGTATGCTCGTCCATCATTTTTTCAATTAATTCAAAAAATGTTTTTTTATCTTCTTCTGAAAGGTGGTTGAACAGCTGATTGACAAGCAATTGGCGGTTGTCGATCATTTGTTTTGCAATTTGTTCACCAGATTCAGAGAGTTCAATCCATACAGTACGACGGTCATTATTATTTCGAGAGCGGATAATGAGCCCTTCATCTTCTAAGTGATTGAGAGCGGTTGTTGTTGCAGAGGGAGATAATGAAACTTCCTGTAGAATATTTTTCACAGTACATGATTGATGACGATAAATGATGCGTAAAATAAACCCTTTCACATTCGTGACGTTTTTCGGGATGTTCTCTTCATCTATTTGTTTCGTCGCTTTTAAATACTTTGTCAGCGCATGGTCTAATAAACTTGCCTCTAGCTCGAAATGTTGCATT harbors:
- a CDS encoding amidase, giving the protein MNVKEYMTYDATGLAALVRNKQVTPDELVQAAFARLNEVNPELNALTQTRQDQVVKEMKTLHTDQPFAGVPFVLKNISQGLENEPLTAGAALLKDVKAKTDSHFVQRLKQAGFLMVGHTNTPEFGLRNVTEPALHGPTRNPWHPDYSPGGSSGGTAAAVASGIVPAGGASDGGGSIRIPASFTGLFGLKPTRGRTPVGPGAGRQWQGASIDFTLTKTVRDSAALLDLLQVIQPEAAFQTPLYAGSYQEDLVKRTSSMRIAYSVESPVGTKVSEEAKQAVQQTVKWLSDQGHQVEEAKPAIDGIHLMQQYYVMNSGEMSALFMSLNRSLGRPVNPEETDIVAWVLAEAGKNVTAAAYTESLDAWDMAAAQMASFHQTYDLFVTPATAYSAPKVGELMHSKEEITQLLRVSSLSMQAQQDLIYDMFLKSLTYTPFTQLANLTGQPSMSVPVHLTEAGMPLGVQVTAPKGKEDWLLRLAAEMETSSIWKGTNQLIR
- a CDS encoding TetR/AcrR family transcriptional regulator, with amino-acid sequence MSTKDRIIQTAALLLRKQGYHATGLNQIIRESGTPKGSLYYYFPNGKEELAIAAVEYISQKVINRIEESFAYSDDPYLAIECFMTNIIRGFTEQENERGIPIVLLAAESKPEHTQLHTACKQEMIRWQKLVKEKLMNSGYEENKADELASLLHSMVIGGLSMTTTLKQTTPLEHVKCYLRHLFMRDE
- a CDS encoding quercetin 2,3-dioxygenase, whose protein sequence is MSEQPQSIKQSEGTSFYTVSGSGKLYGLENQLVHVLAEANQTNQLFELVLITGGKGAYFPLHCHEHLFETIFVLEGKLEVILDGKKYMVTAFDYIHIPPKTIHGYRMHSHKTRFISYTLGGKMTDVYQQIGKKLKRNEWPMTDLAFDAASFEQAEKESDLILMHGIRQLSNTTKPSVLFHSLLPQAVQPYVLEAGEGKQYIVDGQLHELIATTETTGGGFTHFVIEGAKGKYFPPHYHQVHTEALYCVEGKMNLQLNGEDICLMPGDFAYIPPYTVHSYEFVSHSNKFLLLLLPGKIEQLYEQFEEAQSPSICPYFIQEGNLMIDRETSSQYDLVFIEKG
- a CDS encoding zinc-dependent alcohol dehydrogenase; the protein is MRAVTYQGKNSIAVKKVDAPSIQDREDVIIRITSTAICGSDLHLYQGNFPLPIGYVIGHEPMGIVEEVGPDVTAVKKGDRVVIPFTVACGQCQYCHHHLESQCDNSNPHYDSGGLFGYSEKYGNYPGGQAEYLRVPFGNYTPFKIPDDCELEDEQLLFLSDVLPTAYWSVEHAGVKKGDTVIVLGCGPVGLMAQQFAWQKGAERVIAVDYIDYRLRHAKQMSGVEVFDFTEDPDMGETLKELTKGGADVVIDCVGMDGKKSPLEKIEQKLKLQGGTIGPIQIATKAVRKCGTVQMTGVYGGLYNMFPLGAFFARNVTLKMGQAPARGYMSKLYQKVTTGEIDPRAIITHQLPLDDAAHAYHIFNDKKDDCIKVILKP
- a CDS encoding MarR family winged helix-turn-helix transcriptional regulator encodes the protein MQHFELEASLLDHALTKYLKATKQIDEENIPKNVTNVKGFILRIIYRHQSCTVKNILQEVSLSPSATTTALNHLEDEGLIIRSRNNNDRRTVWIELSESGEQIAKQMIDNRQLLVNQLFNHLSEEDKKTFFELIEKMMDEHTLKA